The following nucleotide sequence is from Apium graveolens cultivar Ventura chromosome 4, ASM990537v1, whole genome shotgun sequence.
TAATTGCTAAATGTTATTGACTCTTTCTTTTAATTGCAGAGTTGTTTGATTGAACCCTAGAAATGCAATCCCTTTTGGGGAAAATTCGATCTGTTACGAGACTTTCTGTTACTAATCAAAAGCTCGTTGATTTATTATCAATTCGAAACACTAGTAGCGTTTCCCCCGATTGTTTCGCCAAATTGTTACCCTGTGTAAGCCCCAATTTGTAAATTGCTTTCGTCACTTTCCGTTCGTACTTTCCGACTTTGCGTAATTAGTTTTTGCTGTGATGGTATAGATTTAGCAAGTATCGAACTCGAATCAGATTAGTGTTATTAGATTATATTGGCATTTAAGCAAAGGTAATTAGTTTTACTGAGATAATATAGCTTTGGCAAGTATCGAACCCGAATCAGATTcgttatataagtttttattggCATTTAAGCTGGGAATTAAATGTGATTAGTTTTTACTGTGATCATATAGCTTTAGCAAGTATAGAACCCAAATCAGATTTGGGTTATAATATTTCATTGGGATTTTAAGCCGGGACTTAAAAACCTATAATTAGGGTTAGATGTAGAATTAACAGCCATCATTTAGAGGAGGTTGTAGCCCGGGGCATTAATCGGGTCTACCATTTGGTGATGAGAGTGATAATTACTGATTGTGCATTTAGCACCCGGAGAGCCTTGTGTTGTGCTGGACAATGTTTTTTGTATCGATGAGTATAAGATGCTCTTTGATAATGGATTTATCCTTTATTGGAAAGTTGAGGTGACACGTGAGTGTTAGCACATGATTTTAGATGACTTTTGAAACACACTTATTAGGCTGCGGTCCTGATACCGGACTAGTAAGATGCCTTGTGCATTCCACTTATGAAATTGTATAAGCAACTCGGTAAAGGGCCAATATACAGTTAATTTGTTTTGGAAAGTAGAGAATTAGTATTAGGTCATGTATTTTTACGCTCTTGGTTAGTGTAATTTTTGAAGTATGTAATTTATTTGACCCACTGGTACAAGGGTATTGTTTAGGGAAGCTACGGTATTGTATTAACGCTATTCCACTTAAGGGCTAGCATAGCCAACAGGGTCTTGTTTAGGGAAGCTACGGCATTGTATTAACCACTTAAGGGCTAGTATAGCCAACAGGGTCTATGCTCAATTGACAGTTATTGTTTTTGAAAGCAGAAAAGTACTATTGAATATGTATCTGCACACGCGTGTTAATCTAATTTTTGAAGTGTTTAGTTTATTTGACCTACTGGTATCAGGAAATTGTTTAGAGGAGCTACGGAGTATTAAAACTATTACGTTGTTGTTTTAATTAAGTAGTGGCAAGAGAAATAGTAGTTTTCACCATGTTGTCTGGTGTTATATAGATACATCACAAAAACACATGCGTCTGAAATGAATGTTATGCCATTTGTACGCATTGGAACACCAGATTTACTGGTTATGCTTTTTCAAGAGTTGTTACCCCCACAAGCTAGACGCAAGACCAATAACATGGTTTACCTTCCAATAACTATGGGAAAGCTAATTTGTATATTAATTTTGGACTGGACTATCACAAAGTTGATGATTGATTACTTGTTTACTTCTTTCAGTTGTCATCTGTATGTCTTTCTGATTTACTTGATAAAGTAATATTAGTTGCGCCAACCTGGTTCCATAGTTTAAGCAACTCATAAATAGATTGATTGAATGTATATCATTATTTATCATACTTCATGCAGTCATAACCTTATATGAAGTTATTGAATTTCCAATCTAAGTTGTTTACAGTGGGCAGCTGTGACACCAAACATTGCTAGCAGATGCATAACAACAAGCAGTTCAAGTGATTCAGTTTCGCAACATGCTTCTACTCCTGACACTGAAATTTCTCCTCGCATAAAATTTAAGAGACTAGATAAAACAGCCAGGAATATCATGCAGGCATGAATTTTTTGTTATAATTGGTTTTAGTTCGACAAATGCACTTTTTTAAACGTAGATGTTTACTTCTTGTGTGCATAGGATGCTTATTTATACGTTGCAGATTCTTGACAAGGAAGCTGTTGAGGAAGTAAGAGCACAAAGGGAAATACCTGATATAAAGCCTGGTTATATAATCCAGCTTAAAGTGGTATGTCAAGTCTTAAGGTTTTTTGTTTTTATCATCCAACTTCATTTTGgaaagttcttgttattatagtAGCATTATCATCCTTGCGGTCTATGGGATAATCTTTTATGATACATCCTGTCACAGGAAACACCTGAAAACAAGAGACGGATTTCAACTCTGAAGGGCATTGTGATAGCAAGGCGAAATGCTGGTCTGAATACCACAATCAGATTAAGAAGGCTGATTACAGGAATTGGCGTTGAATCTCTGTTCCCATTGTAagtaaatttgaaaaaaataaataaaatgtctTCCTGCATGTATTATCTGTCAGCCTATGATTTTGTTAAATTGAGCTGACAACTTATATAGAGGTATATGACTAATAAACAGACCCCTTACAGACATCTGCGGTAATCACTCACATTATATTGTTTATTAGGTGTTCTTACTGAGTTGATCTACGTTCATTGTTTAAAGATAATattgtgataatcttcagaaataaattaTCTTCTCAGAAGACCGAGCATCAATATATGTATTATATTTATGTCATTTTTCCAAGTTAACTATGTTAGTTTTTTTCCTTCTAAGATCGTTGTATAACTTACAAATGTGTCATCAAGTTTCTCAGCTGACAGCTGGTCTTTCACGTGATGAAATGCAAACTTGATCAATATCGACCAAAATTTTCATATCGCACAGTTTTCTAATTTAATGATAAGATTGAAACTATGATACATTTGTGTAACAATTTTTTGAGTATGACCTTCACCTAGATAGTGCTGCACATGTTAACCAAGTTGTGTGGCTTATGACAGGTATTCACCTAATATAAAGGAGATAAAGGTACTGGACAAGAAGAAAGTGAGGAGGGCTAAGCTTTATTATCTCAGAGATCGATTGAATCCACTCAAGAACAAGTAATAGGCTAATGGTTGGAGTAATGGTAGGGTTCAAAGTTCATTCGGTGAGACTCACCCTCGGACACTCAATTTTTCTGTAATGTTAAATCTGTCTACCCTTTTTGTACTGTGAATGGATAGTATTATTGCATAATTGCATTAGAATATCTCTGTTTTGTCATCTGAGTGGCACACATCCTATTGTGGTTTGTGACAGTCGTACTTATGTCTTCAACTCCGCGGAATTCTTCCTTGTCCAATTAATTCTGGCCTCTCTGTCTATTTGGCCACACAAAATATTATTGGTCATGTGAACAGCAATCACTTGAACATATCGTTCAAATGATATACATGGTAAAATATAGAATTATGTTGGAAACAAAGTGAGGATAATTTTGCTTCTGCTCTACACAAAATCTTGTATAATTTGCGTATTGAATTATTGTGCAAGTAGTTGACTCATGCTTCCCTAACAAAGCTATGATAATTCTCTTGCAAGCTTATTGTGCTTAGTAACTCTTGTTCGTGGCCTTGTAACGACTCTTGTTAACGGAGAGTCGAGACACCGGGGTTCACCCTAGAAACGAAATAAACTGTAGTATATTGTTATTCGAAAGGAACAGACTCTTTTTTAACATTCAAATTTTAATACCTGTTTCTGAATTTCGTATGATCAGAAATAAATAGCAAGCAGAAGCAAAGTGAAATTGATGGCCTGAACAAACACCGGGAGTCGAATCTTTGACCTCTTTTGGAAAAGTTAAGAACTCGAGCACTACACAAACACGTTTAGaacataatttattttatatatttcgAGCATGTGGAACTTGacctttttttattaaaaatgtttTTTTTTGCCAAGgacattttttattaaaaatgttCGGTGATGGAGATTTTAATAAATAAGAAAAAGGCTTCAAAAAAGGAGATTAATATGTGATAAATCTTTTCTTTAGTAGTATTTCTTCTTTTGTTCCTCTGAAAACTAAGAGTTCTTTTCActtcagttttcctttctttctagAATTTGAACGCAAATATAAAAAGTAAGAGTTTTATTCGCTTCAATTTTCCTTCTACTTGAAACAGAAATTCTGTCCGTGTTCCTTTCGTTTTAGAACTCCAAATACGAATAAATGTAAAAATTAGCTTTTTTCTTATTAAAATCATTTTCAACTTCGGACAAACcgttgttttctcaaaacagctTTTATTTTCTAAATTGAATAGTATTATTATAACCTGGTCCAAAAAGAGCATTAGATAATATTATTTTCATTCTAATTTATCTGttttatttgaatttttataatCAAATTAACTCAATTTTGACCGTAAATTAAATATCAAACtttcattattttaaaaaactgaaAAATAGATTTTAAAGTAGATTTCTAATGATATAATTTTATAACTTTTTTTTATTATGCATTATATGAATTTTTGCTCAAAATTAGGTTAATTTGATCACAAAAAATCAATCATAAATTAGAAAGAGGTAGTAACTTTTAAGTGCCAGAAATAATATTTTGttacaaattaattaattaattaaaataaaataaaatagagaaACGTAAAGAGAGATCCTATCCAACTTACAACTAAATCCAAAATCGCCGTTTTCACGAATCCCAAAGTCCGACAAACAAACTCTGTTCTTCCATTCTCGTACCAACATATCATCATTCTTTTATTATTACATCCTTCATTAAAATCCATCCTATAATTATACATTACATACACATTCTTACATCTATACATACATACACTACAAACACCTCTCCGATTACAAATCCAAATCCTTACTTAACACAAatctctcttctatatataatttACTCAATCAATCAATAAAGATCCaatttatttatctatttttttattattattaccagagctggagtgttttaaatttaataatttaaaatatatatagaAGATGGGCCATGAATCAACGTCTGATCATGATGCTGATGATTCTGAAGCTGACTTTGTTGAGATTGATCCTTCTGGTCGTTATGGTCGGGTCAGTTAATtaattttttcctttttttttaaatttttttaatgttTTTATTATTAGTTTTGTGCTGTTATTGTGCTTTTTTGATATGTTTTTTCAACCCCATTGATGCTGATCACTTGTATTGTTATTAGTGTTATGTACTTAGCATTGTTTTTGAGCTTAGTGTACTAAAGTTTTAatcttttttgtttttttatgtatgaaagttttgatttttttattgtAATTGTGCTGTAATTGTGATTTTTTCTGTTCTTTTTCTCAACCCCATTGATGCTGATTACTTgtattgttattgttgttatgTACTTGAATTGTTTTTGAGCTTTGTTTACTAAAGTTTTAatcttttttgtttttttatatatGAAAGTTTTGATTTTCTTATAATGATTATGATCTTGTGTAAATTGCAGTATAAAGAGGTGCTAGGAAAGGGGGCTTTCAAGAAAGTGTATCCTTTGTCGATTATTCGATTTAGTTTTGTTGTTGCAATTCTATTACTTTATATAGTGTTATTGTTTGTAACATACTAGCATTAATGTGAATTCCTTGATAAAATTTGGGTAGATATAGAGCTTTTGATGAATTGGAAGGCATTGAAATAGCTTGGAATCAGGTTAAAGTTGCTGACTTGCTGAGGAATTCTGATGACTTGGACCGTCTTTATTCCGAAGTTCATTTGCTCAAAACTCTCAAGcataagaatattattaagttCTACAATTCGTGGGTTGATACGAAAACTGAGAACATTAATTTTATTACTGAGATTTTTACTTCTGGGACGCTCAGGCAGTAAGTTGATTTTCTCCCGTTTTCTTTTATCCGATATTAATGTGGCTGTAATCGTGTTATTGGGTGAAgatttattttcttaaatatGTTAGGTATCGGAAAAAGCATAAGCATGTTGATTTACGGGCGTTGAAGAAATGGTCTAGGCAGATTTTAGAGGGCCTTTCATATCTTCATAGTCACGATCCTCCAGTTATTCACCGTGATCTTAAGTGTGATAATATTTTTGTTAATGGCAATCAAGGAGAAGTGAAAATTGGTGACTTGGGACTTGCTGCTATTCTTCAACAAGCTCGTGCAGCTCATAGTGTCATCGGTAAAGCCTTGTTTTGCTTCTTCTGGTTCCCAGTTCCTTCCATCATAGTTTGATGTTATGTTAGTTACTTCTTTTTGTGAGAAATTTAAATGTAATCACATTTTTGAAATCAGGCACTCCTGAATTCATGGCACCAGAACTCTACGAGGAGGAATATAATGAGCTAGTAGATATATATGCCTTTGGAATGTGCTTACTGGAGTTGGTGACATTCGAATACCCTTATGTGGAATGCACTAATGCTGCTCAAATTTATAAGAAAGTGACATCAGTAAGAAACTTACAACTCTTTAGGCTCATTTTTGTCTTGCTTTGTTTCATTAGGTCCTTTAATATCTTGTTTATATGATGATATTGGCTGACATGGGTAAATATGTTACTCTTTAGTTACAAAGACATACATAACTCAAAAGTTCTTGATTTCTGTTTGCTACATTAGAAAGGCAACACAGGCTAGGGCCATCATGCAAATACTCTATCCCAACTCCATGAAAAAGGATTAACATATAGCAGAATTAGGATACTCTTATAGAGGAGCGAGAATTACTTTTTTTTGGATTTATCCTTGATGTGGCAACTTGTGTCTCGCTAGCAGGAATTTTGGTACCTTTGATCATCAGCGATTTGGTTTTACTAGAGAAAGGAAACGGTATCCAAGCTATCAATTATCTGTAAATATAAAATGGGTAGGAAAAATATAAAAAGTGGTTATTTAGTACTTGAGATAGATGCCACCTCAAATCAactaataatttatttttatcatTTGCCTGAGAGCGATTGCATTTTGGATAAATACATAAGTTTTTCATAATCATGAGTTTAGAGAATTTATGCAAGTCCAAACAGAAATATCTAAATCATGTTTTACTACATTTCCTATCCAGTAAAATTTGCAGCTTGAACCAAAGCTGGATTTTAATTGAGCATGCGTTTTTTATTGTGACTAACCAGATGTGTTTCCAACTCTCTAGACCCTTTTTAGTATtctattttaaataattattttccCTTGTTTGTGCTGTTTGCCGTCTTCCTTTGTAGGGAATTAAACCTGCGTCATTAATTAAAGTGAAGGACCCTGGAGTCAGAGCATTTATAGAAAAATGTATTGCAAAGGCATCTGATCGGTTGTCTGCCAAAGAGCTCTTAGCGGATCCATTCCTCCTGTCAGATAACGATACTGAAGCCATAGATCAATCTTTACAACCAAATCACCAACGGGAAGGTAAATATTGCTGGCCAATTGGTCGATTTCATTGTCCTTGTTTTTCTTACACATTTAATTTTCAGATAATAACAGTGATCTTTATGATAGGTAAAAATGCAGAAGATTTTACAAATGAGGGGAATCGAGATTTTACGGTGCAGGGTCAAAGGAAAGACCTAAAcaccatatttttaaaattaagaaTGACAGATTCCACAGGTTATTTTCTGTTTATAACTTCTTTACACTACTTCTCATTTTCATAAAAATGTAGCATTGTACTCCTTAAAGCATGTAACTGAACTTTGCATTTATTTCAGGTCATATACGAAATATTCACTTCCCATTCGATATTGATGCTGATACGGCAATTGCTGTTGCTAGTGAAATGGTTGAAGAGCTGGATCTGACTGACCAAGATGTTACAGCCATTGCTGAGATGATTGATACAGAAATTCATTCCTATAATCCAGAATGGGCACCCGGGGATCTTCTTAGTGATCATGATCATACTGAA
It contains:
- the LOC141717640 gene encoding uncharacterized protein LOC141717640, with the protein product MQSLLGKIRSVTRLSVTNQKLVDLLSIRNTSSVSPDCFAKLLPCWAAVTPNIASRCITTSSSSDSVSQHASTPDTEISPRIKFKRLDKTARNIMQILDKEAVEEVRAQREIPDIKPGYIIQLKVETPENKRRISTLKGIVIARRNAGLNTTIRLRRLITGIGVESLFPLYSPNIKEIKVLDKKKVRRAKLYYLRDRLNPLKNK
- the LOC141717641 gene encoding putative serine/threonine-protein kinase WNK3 isoform X2, whose translation is MGHESTSDHDADDSEADFVEIDPSGRYGRYKEVLGKGAFKKVYRAFDELEGIEIAWNQVKVADLLRNSDDLDRLYSEVHLLKTLKHKNIIKFYNSWVDTKTENINFITEIFTSGTLRQYRKKHKHVDLRALKKWSRQILEGLSYLHSHDPPVIHRDLKCDNIFVNGNQGEVKIGDLGLAAILQQARAAHSVIGTPEFMAPELYEEEYNELVDIYAFGMCLLELVTFEYPYVECTNAAQIYKKVTSGIKPASLIKVKDPGVRAFIEKCIAKASDRLSAKELLADPFLLSDNDTEAIDQSLQPNHQREGKNAEDFTNEGNRDFTVQGQRKDLNTIFLKLRMTDSTGHIRNIHFPFDIDADTAIAVASEMVEELDLTDQDVTAIAEMIDTEIHSYNPEWAPGDLLSDHDHTEGDITDNFVSEGQDDTSPTTNVSAARPGNLVLEQRPSGRKYWCDTPKDGNEGSPLTPGPSSLSLEEPATPVDGSTNDDEQSPASCQSGVDIKDGASLEKQDVGVLDDVRKNQEYDLADHSVVPPELHTDDRDHPLLGNKLLNYIDLGDDKLIAERLKCLLLEQQRELDNLKKKHKQMVSDLLKGLPRETREKVTCTCNVEISDYTFQSGEE
- the LOC141717641 gene encoding putative serine/threonine-protein kinase WNK3 isoform X1, whose translation is MGHESTSDHDADDSEADFVEIDPSGRYGRYKEVLGKGAFKKVYRAFDELEGIEIAWNQVKVADLLRNSDDLDRLYSEVHLLKTLKHKNIIKFYNSWVDTKTENINFITEIFTSGTLRQYRKKHKHVDLRALKKWSRQILEGLSYLHSHDPPVIHRDLKCDNIFVNGNQGEVKIGDLGLAAILQQARAAHSVIGTPEFMAPELYEEEYNELVDIYAFGMCLLELVTFEYPYVECTNAAQIYKKVTSGIKPASLIKVKDPGVRAFIEKCIAKASDRLSAKELLADPFLLSDNDTEAIDQSLQPNHQREGKYCWPIGRFHCPCFSYTFNFQIITVIFMIGKNAEDFTNEGNRDFTVQGQRKDLNTIFLKLRMTDSTGHIRNIHFPFDIDADTAIAVASEMVEELDLTDQDVTAIAEMIDTEIHSYNPEWAPGDLLSDHDHTEGDITDNFVSEGQDDTSPTTNVSAARPGNLVLEQRPSGRKYWCDTPKDGNEGSPLTPGPSSLSLEEPATPVDGSTNDDEQSPASCQSGVDIKDGASLEKQDVGVLDDVRKNQEYDLADHSVVPPELHTDDRDHPLLGNKLLNYIDLGDDKLIAERLKCLLLEQQRELDNLKKKHKQMVSDLLKGLPRETREKVTCTCNVEISDYTFQSGEE
- the LOC141717641 gene encoding putative serine/threonine-protein kinase WNK3 isoform X3, which translates into the protein MNQRLIMMLMILKLTLLRLILLVVMYKEVLGKGAFKKVYRAFDELEGIEIAWNQVKVADLLRNSDDLDRLYSEVHLLKTLKHKNIIKFYNSWVDTKTENINFITEIFTSGTLRQYRKKHKHVDLRALKKWSRQILEGLSYLHSHDPPVIHRDLKCDNIFVNGNQGEVKIGDLGLAAILQQARAAHSVIGTPEFMAPELYEEEYNELVDIYAFGMCLLELVTFEYPYVECTNAAQIYKKVTSGIKPASLIKVKDPGVRAFIEKCIAKASDRLSAKELLADPFLLSDNDTEAIDQSLQPNHQREGKNAEDFTNEGNRDFTVQGQRKDLNTIFLKLRMTDSTGHIRNIHFPFDIDADTAIAVASEMVEELDLTDQDVTAIAEMIDTEIHSYNPEWAPGDLLSDHDHTEGDITDNFVSEGQDDTSPTTNVSAARPGNLVLEQRPSGRKYWCDTPKDGNEGSPLTPGPSSLSLEEPATPVDGSTNDDEQSPASCQSGVDIKDGASLEKQDVGVLDDVRKNQEYDLADHSVVPPELHTDDRDHPLLGNKLLNYIDLGDDKLIAERLKCLLLEQQRELDNLKKKHKQMVSDLLKGLPRETREKVTCTCNVEISDYTFQSGEE